A window of Malania oleifera isolate guangnan ecotype guangnan chromosome 2, ASM2987363v1, whole genome shotgun sequence genomic DNA:
CCAAATTGCGAAGCTGCAGGCCTAAGGTGTTAGGCTTCAACATTGGTATGTACTCAATTTAAAATGTTGTCGTTCCCATTAAGTAGCTGCAACTTTggaatttaaattgtattataaatttaaatttatgttaatttaactacaatgtaatacaaaattattcTAAACTATACATTCAAATTGAAGTTCTATAATTCATTCCCAAACACTAATATCCatgaaattttaataaatatatgatCTTTTCTTTCATGATGAATCATATTTGTAAATTGTAATTACAGTTTTTCATTTTAAGACAATTATTAATAGAACATTTTGttatatatgtacataaaatttcattttaagtAAAACGATGTATAatatgctctttttttttttgggggggggcgGGCAAAAGAGACTCATCTcttctgaagtttggaaaaaaaaaacaaagaccttcctgaggttttaaaaatgtcaGAGACTTCTCGAGAGGTTTTTAAAATGTCTcaaacctcccttgagatttggtaaaaagtCACAAACATCTCCTCAAAAAACTTgtagttttgtaaaatataagaaaaatttatgtctttttttcaagggaggtctttgaaatttcaaaaaggCCTGACATGTCTGTCGAATGTTAAATCCCAAAATGGCCTGTTATTAGGGAATTTCAATAAATCTGTCACCTTAACATCCTTTTGACTGGCCACTTAGAAAAGGCTTGGAAAAAGTTCCTGAAGAGTGGCTATTGCAGCCCATTTATTCaaccaaaaatttgttttgctctcGTCTTCCACATTGATCTTCATATGTTCCCAATTGGTGGGTTtcaatttgttgaaatttttccAAAGGACCCAACTTGCGCCTCTATCATTAGACTTTGGGTACCAATATGCAATGTCGTACCTATAGAACAATACTTTTTGACATGGTAAAGAAATTTACTAAACATCTGTTCGTGATTATAACATTATACTATGTTATGTGAATGCATGTGATTGTGTGTACTTATTATTAATTTGAGATTGAATATGATGTGAGGCATTATCTTATTCATGCGATGAAACCATCTTTACTAACACCATAAAACTTAATTAATGAATTCGACCATGGATTCCTAAGGAACATGTTGTTATTCTTCATGTAGTACTTGAGATGAGAGAAGTCTCACAACACTCACAGGTTGTCCAATGATTGTGAGGTGGAACAATACTTAAAGGATTGGTAACCTAATTAAAAAAATTCCAAGATAATCTTGATTAATATTTGAATGATCCAAGTTTATCATGATACCATTCGCAAGGATAGGTGTGTAGCAGGTTTTTAATATCTTTCCTtcacataactgaactctcgaACACAACTCTAGAATGTAGACTGAAGACTATTAATTTCTTAAATCTTAGGATTAGTTTGAAATCAAGTAATGGATAGTAATTACATGAACTTAACCACACCTAGATAAAAAGGATAGTAACGACTCCATGAACCTATACAGTGCAAGATTAAGGACATTTGTCACATTCTTTAGAAGGTTATCCCCATTGAGATGTTGGATTTTGGTCCGCACCTATTGACAAGGACAatcaagaaattaaaagaaagggtgACATACGTAATATGGaaattgtaatttttaaaatgtaataaataaaaaaatatcatagTAATAGTTAGTTTATGATTAAAAGTAACATTGCAAATGACGTTACACCACAAAAGAACATcatacttttctttttctttttttgtaaaaGAAAAAAGAGTCAAAAGCATTATTAAGTGTCAAAAATtgtaaatttggaaaaaaatttcaTAATTATTACTTCTTTAAATTCTCCAAGTATGAAATATCTCGATAATTAAAGCTTATATTTTCATGAGcgattttaaattctaatttagAGAATAATGAAAAAAGATATGAGATAAGAGATGTTACTCCCAATTGTGTAGCCTTAAACATATGTATATGGAGGCTTCCAACCAGCCAAAAATAAATTCCCtatctaaaaaatattaaatagtaCTTGGTAACACATATTTGAAACGTGAATGGGTTGAAAATTTATGTGCAAGAAATTGGATAAAGTtgcttgaatttattttttctaattattttacaAAAGTTTCAATTTAGGCcccatttggaacttgaaaaatattaaggaagtgaaaagaaaatatcaaggaatttacattttcatatttagttatcaagtaaatttagaaagaaaataaaaaatgtaccaaatatatgaataaaattttgatatatgattaatattttgtttttcttaattttaagtcatatgaaaataaatttttattttttatagtatttaatagagaaggaaaatataaagaaaaatgaGTATGTTCCTAATTAATATTCGTCTAGTCCCACATCGTCTCTATGAGCAGTTCCAAAGCCAGTATAAGATcttcttaactctctctccttaacacttaggttttgagaatgagttctctaacatggtatcaaagtagAGCTTGGGCTGCTTAGCTCCTTCGTGAGCTAGACTTCTTCTCGCCTCATTTCCCTCAATGGGCTCTCATCACCTCATTTCCCCCATGGGCTCAAGGGGGAGTATTAATGTCCGTGCAGTCCCACATCGTCTCTGTAAGTAGTTACAAagccagtataagatcctcttaactctTTCTTCTTAAcacttaggttttgaggatgagttatctaacagttccttattttccttttcttttctttcttcaagCAAAATCCTTAATTCAATTGGACCCTTAAGGTCCTAGTTTTCTCAAATTCATTTTTACACACAACTATACATAAACGTATATatgttattttctttttttatgaaAACTAAAATAtctctattttaaaaaaattataaaatattttaaaaataattttaaaatcaattttaaataagGTAAGGCTTGAACTTTGAGAAGGGCTCATTAgttaattaaaaaagaaaataaatgtaaTAGTATCATAGATGTAAAATGCGGTCTATCCTTCAAAGAAAATGTATACTATGTAATATTTTTACAggttctaaaaaaaattataaatcatttaatattattatgataaaaaGTTATCTAACCTTCAAAAATAAatgttgaaaataataaaattatatatccTCCCGAAAGCAAtaaagtttaaatatatttaaattaaactgctaagtgatttatcattaagtaaataaatatattagTTTAAAGATTGTTAATTAACTGTTTATGTGACAATGAATATTAAAACCCGCTTTTGTCACTTTAATCtgtaaattaaataattttttaataataataatattgaaagcATAATTCACAAACAcgtgatataaaaaaaaaatcgaaaagTAACTCTcatctattgaaattttttcaCCAGCTCATGGGCATCTTAAGAAATTAATAACCACTACAAAATCtctataaaaataaaatgttttctcaaaaaaaatattataatgatattcttaaatacttttttttaaaataccctaGGCATGCCTATTACATGCATGACAACTTATTAACATTATGATTGCacgtattttttttattaaataaaaagagaaaatatatgcatatgtatttgttatatatatatatatatattaagtgctatataaatattaaaaatgatatttttggtacattatagttttgaatataGAGACATATTACATAATTTATGTGTCCTCaatataactatttttttttcttttgataatACTCCAGCCACTATCGCATCATTTTGGATACTATGGTAAGACACCAAATCCAGGAGGTGAAAGCTGTCTACCCATTGATGCACCTCTGGTAactattatattttaatttggaTTATCATGTACCTGTATCCTTGTTGTATTGTAGCAATATTTTAGTAATAGTTTAATGATAAcacaaatttttataaataactttTGAGTGTTTGTTAAGGtgtaaaattaatattaattatctaTTTGTTCTCAAAACATTCTTAATTACATTAAAAATCTTCTAAATATATCACTCATCATTGCACGTGACatatttactcatacataatccATCATTTTGGAGCTTATAAATCAAACTATTTTCTTCCATCCTTCTTCCTTAGTTCTTAATGAGTATGCCTTTTTTTGACCTTTTATATTTTGAAGACAGGATTGAAACCGAAGACTAATCTGAAAGAGGAAAGAAGAGCCCAGGAGaaatatatattgaaactgtTGATCATGGAAGAGAAAGAGTACATACCAGATCGCTTGACAATCGACGTTCAATCATTGACCAATTCCATAGAAAACTCGATGCGCATGCACCTTGCTTCTCCTTTATCAGTCGAGCACTGCTCCATCTTCAAAGTCCCCGACATCCTCTCCCAACACAATCCGAAGGCTTACGTTCCCGTTGCATTTTCCATCGGACCTCTACACCACGGCGAGGAAAGACTGAAAGCCGCAGAAAAAATCAAACTGCATTATCTGCATGGTCTCATCTCTCGAGAAAAAATCCCTTTAAACGACCTAGTCCAAGTCGTTCTAGGATTGGAGGACGAAGCACGCCGTAGCTATGCTAGCCCGATCAACCTGAGCACAGAAAGATTCACAGAAATTTTGGTAGTCGACGGCAGCTTCATCGTCGAGCTTCTCCGCAAGTCAGGAAATCGGGTGCAGCCAGAAGCTGGCGATCCGATCTTCGGCATGGCTTCTATGATGGAGCTCCTATATCACGACTTGATATTGCTAGAAAACCAAGTGCCGTGGCGGGTGCTGGAGCTGCTATTCAGCCAGACCAGAACACTCTCTACGAACCCACCAGGTTCTTCAACCTTGTCGGGCCTTGCTCGGGATTTCTTCGGAAAAATTTTCTCGTGGGTAAGACATTCTACGGTGGATGATCAGCACTCCTACAGTACTCATAAGCATGTACTAGATTTTTTGAGAAACTCCTTGGTTTCGAACTCGGCGCACGAATCGCAGCGGGCACTGAAATCGGCGCGGCTGATTCCTTCCGCCGCCAGACTGGTGGAGGCCGGAATCAAATTGAAGAAAGCTGATGGTCCTAGTGGCACATCGAAGAGCATCTTGGACATACAATTCAATAAGGGGGTCTTAGAGGTGCCGCAATTGATGGTCTCAGAGATCACAGAGTCCCTGCTTCGCAACCTGATAAGCTTCGAGCAGTGCTCCCATGGCTGCACCACAAGGATTACGTCCTACGCCATACTCTTGGATAGCCTTATTAATGACACCAAGGACATGGAACTTTTGTGCGAGAGCAAGATTATTGATAACTGGCTGAACCCGGAGGAGGCAGCAAATCTCTTCAACAAGCTTTACCATGACACTTTTGTACACACGTTCTTTTACGAGGAGCTGTGTGACCGGGTGAATAAATATTGTGATACCCAGTGGCATAGGTGGCGAGCGACGTACGTCCGTAACCATTTTAGCACTCCTTGGGGAATTGCATCGCAAATTCTAGCTGCTTTTTTCCTATTCATCTCTATCTTACAGGCCATCAAGACCATAAAAACATTTTAATTAGTTGAGGAGATGCGTGGTCTGTGGGGATGGAAGTTCATTTTAATTTTGATGTTCGATTCTCCGCGCGCGTGTGTGCGCGCGCGTGCGCGCGTTTTCTATTTGTTTTTGGATGTAAACCGTGTGGTTTATATATTTGTATGCTTGAGAATAAAGAAAGGGATTGTCGCCTATTTTGTATTAAAATGGGAATGCAATGTTGTGTAATGTATTATGTCGCGCCGTCTCGAGGAGCGCAAGCCCCGGGAGGCGAgggaataaaatatatgaaatattgaaaattttgatttggagttcCCACTAACCTATTTTAATTTTCCTTGGTACGGTTATAATACCTAATTactatttgtttaatttgtcgaTAGACAAAACCTAGGCTAAAGAACCAATAGTCTTGGTCTGCCTATACCAAAAattgggatcgagagttcggttataTGAGGGGATGATATTTGCACCCCTCActtctatgaacggtacctaattaattatgaattatccccaaattgaatttaataacctttaattaactcttttaacataaacaaataaataaatgaaagaataAATAGATGAACAAAATTAAAAGTGGGTTAAAAATCTTAGcacgatttaggaatgtctaataagacctctaaaTGAGAGGATCTGTTTGATAAACCCCCCTCAGAACTAATACATGCAGGTGAGGTGTAAAATATCTTATTGccttttttaaaatcataaggacgtacccacacaaaaatcaagaaaatcatcaaGAAGTATCTTTCAAACATTCCTAgatatttcaaattcattttagaattattctaaaaatttttcaaaaaatttctgggatttttcaaagatttttcctcatttttttgatattttattttccatttttttttattccaagtcaaaataactcaaaatattttccaaattttctctatttttcctaatttatcattatttttttgctattttttctttgatttgtaaaattaaaaaataattaaaattttaaataaaataataagtaaaata
This region includes:
- the LOC131149041 gene encoding UPF0481 protein At3g47200-like codes for the protein MEEKEYIPDRLTIDVQSLTNSIENSMRMHLASPLSVEHCSIFKVPDILSQHNPKAYVPVAFSIGPLHHGEERLKAAEKIKLHYLHGLISREKIPLNDLVQVVLGLEDEARRSYASPINLSTERFTEILVVDGSFIVELLRKSGNRVQPEAGDPIFGMASMMELLYHDLILLENQVPWRVLELLFSQTRTLSTNPPGSSTLSGLARDFFGKIFSWVRHSTVDDQHSYSTHKHVLDFLRNSLVSNSAHESQRALKSARLIPSAARLVEAGIKLKKADGPSGTSKSILDIQFNKGVLEVPQLMVSEITESLLRNLISFEQCSHGCTTRITSYAILLDSLINDTKDMELLCESKIIDNWLNPEEAANLFNKLYHDTFVHTFFYEELCDRVNKYCDTQWHRWRATYVRNHFSTPWGIASQILAAFFLFISILQAIKTIKTF